A window of Eublepharis macularius isolate TG4126 chromosome 18, MPM_Emac_v1.0, whole genome shotgun sequence genomic DNA:
CCCCGTGGAACGCTTGAACGATACCATCAAAGTGAAGTTTGGCCTTGCCATTTCCCAGCTGGTGGATGTGGTATGTTAGAAAATTCTGCTGGTGCTATACTGTTAATTAAGAAACGCAGGAATTTCAGTGCAAAATACATTGATTCTTGGAGACAAGTGGTCTTACGAACACGACTAGCCTTGGCTTCCATCCCCAGACAGAGTATACTAGGGCTTAATAACCCTGCAGAAATTTCTCACGTTTGTATGGACGCCTACATCCATGTGTGGAGAAAGTTAATAAGTGTGTTGTACTTAATAGTTGTGATAATGGGCAGTCTGCATTTTTGCAGTTCAGCTGAGACTTTTTCCACCTATTCTTAATACAGATGGGGCTGTTCTCCTCTCCCACTCCAGTAGCAGTATAGAGGATATGCAAGGAATGCATGTGTAAATGCCATTGTTCATACTTACAGGGGTGAGTTGGGGGAAAACGCAGTATGCAattgggtcaggtagcaattttcctgaGGCCAGGTTTGTTTGGGATCCTGACAGTGGGCATGGAGtcaggtcactgggtgtgtgtagggggggaggtatttgtgaatttcctgcattgtgcagggggttggactaggtgaccctagaagtcccttccaaccctgtgattctatgattctgtctaTAACTTAGCACCTCCTGTTATAGTGCATCGCTCAAACAGACAAGGTGAAGATCTCATTCTATccataaaatgcaaattgcaAGCTCATGTAGCCTCAATTTGCCTTGTCCCCAGACGAGAAAGATTAACCTTTCAACTTCTACTCAGTTTTGCTGTTCgaattaacattttaaagggGACAAATGTGATTTAAAGGTTACGTCTTTTCTCTTTTACAAGGAGCCTAGTTCCAAATAGCGATACAGCGTACAGGTTGAAGAGTTAATAGATTTGCAGGTCAGTATTAGATTGCTGGCTCCAGTTGATAACTATAGAATATACGGCACGTGCTTGTCTTGAAATGTGAAATGCttgtgaaatctttttttaaaaataggatgaGAAAAACCAGCTGATGACGACAAATGTTTGGCTGAAGCAGGTGAGTGTGGTATGCTGTGGAAATGTTTATCGTAACTGTTCATGATGTTTGGGGCGATGCTGAATCTTATCCCTGGATCGGATCACTGAGATACAAACTCTCTGTTACGAGTGTCCAATCTTGCTACCTTACAAGAGTCGCAAATCAGGCATTGCAGCCAATTAAAAGGCAAATTAGCTTCTAAAAAATGCTTGCTTGTGTGCTTAACTTGCTTGAAAAGACTTTTATTTGCATGCTGTAAAACATCCCCAGAGAGAAATCCTGCTTCGCATAGTTAACAAGAAGAAAAACAGGGAGAAaaatgctttgttatttttgtaCTGGAAGAAATGATGCCTAATTCTGTTGATGTAATTTGTAGCAATTTCCTGttctgtttcctttggtttttcaAAATTTATCTGAAACAACTGAGAGTGTGTCCCATTGTGATTGTATCTAGGGGTTTTATGTGTATTGGTGGTGACTAAGAAAAATGACTATTGCAGTCagtaaatgtaatttttaaaaagtgttgagTCTCAGATGTTGCATTATGTACTGCCTGTTTCAGATTAATCATCATCAACTTTACTGCGTTGGTCCAAAGCCTTAGCAAACAACATTAAAAGAAAACAGACAGTCCAAATAATCACAGTAAGAATTAAAACCCATAAAAtatcaattaaaataaaaaacgTAATAAATGTTTGATATCAAGACCGTTAGTAACAAGAAGAAAACATACAAAATTAATAACTTGCTGTCCTATTGTGATACATCACAAATTGTCGCAGCAGACTTATGGCGACACCAAGGAGCTTTCAAGACAAAATAGACtgagttactttttaaaaacatttctcgTTTCTCTTTATAGGAGTGGGTTGATGTGAAACTGAAATGGGACCCTAAAGACTATGCAGGAATAACATCTATCCGTGTCCCTTCGGAGTCTATATGGATTCCAGATATAGTTTTATATGACAAGTaagcatttcttgttttactatatAATCATTATGGACATGCCAAAGGCTTgtgacatcacatcagagaattttAATGAAAGGAGCTTTATTCTTACACTGCTAGAGTAAAGAACCTTGGTATAAGgttcatttaaacaaaaaagtaATACTCATCCTCAGAAGATATTCCATCATTTTAAACTATTTGCAGATGAATGTATAAAAGTAACAAGTTTGTTGTTGTATATATCAAGCAGTGCAACAGACCTTCCTGTAGAACATCACCCGAGTGATTTGTTCCATATTTTTGAGTGGCACATCACGTGGGGTAGGGTGTCCCTTTgtgttttccctttctttctctacAGCTCAAAGATTATAGGATTTCAATTCATCTCTAATTTACCAAAGAGGAAATAATTTTGCATGAGCAAAATTGAAATGCAGTAAGAGCCAACAGATTTGTGTTACGGTTAGGAAGGGAGGAAGagtgactttccttgctgggaactccCTTAGACCAAGTTTTCCCTGGAAAGCACTCGCGTATCtatctcctgagaacatctagactgacctgATGAAAACGTGAGAGAAGAAAAATAGTTCCTGTTACTGTTCTGCTAATGCTTTCTCAGGATATGACACAAGAGTTCTTGCACTGGTATAGTAGGTAGGTTCTCTAGATGATCTCTGTGCTTCCACTTTCACAAAGGGCCACAGGATTTTCTGTGTCTGTCGAAGAACATATTAAGGTTTATCTTCATTTTTCTTACATAAAATTTCCACAGAAAGGTCAATAGTAGTTTGCACAAGGGCGCTTTTTGATCCAACCCACTGAAATCTGAGCAAAATGGAAGCAGTACTGCTAGTGCAAGCCTGGGATGTATTTAATCCTTGCAACAGAAGATGGTGTCCCAAATGCACATTCTGGGTACAATTGCATTTGCAAGCCTTGCAGCTGTATCATGTTGGTGGTTGCTTTGTAGTTTTATGATGAATCAAACTGAAGACCACTGGCCCAAGCAATGTTAACTCAGTTTCAAAATTCTGTGTCAcctattcattcattcagttatttattttaaacattttaattccATCATTCCACACAGTTTAGGATTCCCAAGACAGaaaacaatcaaaaacattaaaacaagcttttgaaatgtatagtataaaaacaattaaaaacagcaaaTAAACACAATGtaagaacaattaaaacacatgcaGAGGATGGAGTATGTGTTGAAACCTAACAGTGCATATGATTAGCTTGCAAGTTAAGAGTGCCACAAATGTTGGGAAGCAACTGTGTAAAGTGGAAGCTTTTCCTGTAGAATAGATCCATTTCAGCATGTTACATATTTCATACTATttgcataattttttttccagtgcagaTGGTCGTTTCGAAGGCACATCGACCAAGACTGTAGTGAAACACGATGGCACTATTGCTTGGACTCCACCTGCAAATTACAAAAGCTCCTGTACCATCGACGTCACTTATTTTCCATTTGACCTTCAAAACTGCTCCATGAAATTTGGCTCCTGGACGTACGATGGCTCACAAGTGGATATCATACTAGTGGATGATGAAGTTGACAAGAGAGACTTCTTTGATAATGGAGAATGGGAAATAGTAACTGCGACTGGGGTCAGAAGGAACAGGACGGACGGGTGTTGCTGGTACCCATTTATCACATACTCATTTATCATCAGACGCTTGCCTCTTTTTTATACCCTATTCCTCATTATTCCCTGTATAGGGTTGTCTTTCTTAACTATCCTCGTCTTCTACCTTCCATCTTACGAAGGCGAGAAAATTTCTCTGTGCACTTCAGTGCTGGTGTCCTTGACAGTCTTTCTTCTTGTTATCGAAGAGATCATACCGTCATCATCTAAAGTTATTCCACTTATCGGCGAGTATTTGGTGTTCACAATGATTTTTGTGACTTTATCCATCGTGATCACTGTATTCGCTATTAACGTTCACCACCGATCCTCGTCTACACACACTGCAATGGCGCCTTGGGTCCGCAAAATATTTCTTCATCAACTCCCCAAACTGCTTTGTATGAGAAGCCACATAGATCGGTATTGTACTCCGAAAGAGGAAACCGATAATCCCGATGGATCAGAGGCCTCGAGGAATACCTTGGAAGCAGCCTTAAATTCTATCCGCTACATTACGAGGCACAttgtcaaggagaatgaagtACATGAGGTGTGTGCAATGAGTCACGATGCGGTCATCGGATGAGGTCAGAAGTTTGAAAGAGAAGCACATAAAGTTGCTTGGATCATAGGTGCTAAAATATGCTCCTTTTTGGCAACTTAATCTCAAGGATAATTAAtcttcccctgcctccccataCTGTAACTGGTCCTCAGAATAATGGTGCTTGCATTATGGAAAGCGCAAAACTAGGactctttttctgctttttatTTCCACTGCTGGCATCTTTTGGATTGGGAGAATCTGTTACTGCAGAGGAGAGGATGTGTGTTCATTCTACAATACCACTGAGGAGCTAATTCCTGCCTGCATCTATTCATAGGGCATCCAAACAACACGTCCAACATTAGAAGTAGAACATAAGACTGCTCCAATTCAGTTTGAGAATCAGGCTGTAACATGTGATGCTCCATCGTATAAATGATTCACGTGTCAAACAGCAGTCtaatttggagggggggatcACTTTACAGTGCTTGCATTTATAAGACAGGCTAGTGTGTTTGACCAAGTAAATCAAGAAACATTTCGATTGTTATTTTAACTAGGCCAGTTACGTTGGTGGGAGAAATCAGGAAGCTTTTGAGTTTACAGAAAGGGAAGAAAACTGGGGACTCATTCTGTGCAATTTAAAAGCTCAGTTGGCCTGTTACTCTGGAGCCTGAACATTTAGTTCAtgagaaatatattaaataatgCGGCTGTGGCATCTGTAAGATCATCTAGCATTTGTGTTCTTTCTTAAAGCAAGAACAGAAATATATCTGGCATTTTTTGAGGCTTCCTTAAtgatgttttaaatatatttgatgGGTGataacttacttcatttatactctggttTTCTCACCAGTATGGGGGATCCAAAGCTTCTTACAgctttgcctccattttatcctggcaATAATCTTgcgaagtaagttaggctgagagtgtgatacctagcaagcttccatagagcagtggggattcaaacctgggtttccctgatcctagtctgacattctaaccaccatGACATCCCTCATACAAGAGATttagcatcttttttaaaaaagcaaatttctGTTTCCTAAGTCGTCAGTGGCAGTTGAAGGCTTCCACGTGGAGCTTTCCCTCcagttatttttttccccaacatatggagcagaggtccatcagtggctatttagccacaaggtatagatggaactctctgtctagggcagtgatgctctgtgttcttggtgtttggggggggcaatcagtgggagggcttctagtgtcccttccccactggcagacctcctgaggacacctgggttttggccactgtgtgacacagagtgttggactggatgggccattggcctgatccaacatggcttctcttatgttcttatgtctagTGCAGTTTGTGCCTGAATAATAACACATGTTTTCAAGTAAACTGAAGTGCGTGTATTTTGAAAGTACTTCTAACTTTTCTTattctctcttttgttttttaGGTGGTTGAAGACTGGAAATTTATAGCTCAGGTCCTTGACCGCATGTTCTTATGGACATTTCTTCTCGTTTCAATTATTGGATCTCTGGCACTATTTATTCCTGTAATTCATAAATGGGCAAGCATAATAGTACCAGTCCACATTGGGAACACAAACACATAAGATGTGTGTGGCTAGAGGCCGAGAGAAACCAGTCTTTCTATGAATGTTAATCATAATTTGACCACTACTTGTATCTTTAGCACAATTTAACATAGAACGATGAAATCTTTGCAAAGAACcggttgggagggggaggggggattgtgcTTATATTTAAACCTCAGGCATCTAAGGACACGGGCAGAACATTCTTCTTGGCTCTTAGCTCATCATTTTTCCTAATAATAAGTCAGGACTGACCAGTGAGGCGTCACGGACTTGATGAGTCCTCAAGTCAGCAGAATGCACGAGGGGCCGTGCAGAGAGCTTCGCTGAGGGTTGGAGTACAATATAGAACATTCCAGGTATTTAGAGCACATTTGTAAGTCTTAGCAACCCTTGTAGAAGCCTCGCACCATGGGACAGCCTTAGGATCCTCATGCTGCAGAGGCGGGGCTGAGCACAGCGCCCTCTTTAAAAGCCACCTGGTACATTTATGCTTGAAGTCTGATTGACAGAGGGGGCTGTCTTGCTCACAACTGGcactctaagagccaaaacacacgttaagaaatacctagattcagcacgtgttctcttacctcaaggtttgccgggatctgtaggagtcctggaagcttaaagtttagcatttacagagcagcaaaaaggggaagggaaatacaggcgcctgtattttaagctttaagcttccaggacgcctttaagcttccaggacgcttacagatcctttaagcttccaggactttaagcttccaggacccctacagatctttaagcttccaggacgcctacagatcccggcaaaccttgaggtaagagaacacatgctgaacctaggtatttcttaacgtgtgttttggctcttagcctcTCGCTATATTTGCTCTTGTAGTGTGGCACTGACTGCCATTCCCTCGTGGCAATGCCCACAACTAGTAGTCTGTCAATCTCTCTCCTATGTCATTTcagcttctgctgcctttggatgCTCTGTGCCTAACATGCAGCAGCCtttcaaacaacaacaactgtgcttatatactgctcttctagatagattagtgccccactcagatgGTGAACAACgtctattattattcccacaatacagctggggagctggggctgaaaggagtggcttgcccaaggccacctactgagctcagggcagtcgtgggatttgaaccagcagagtgctgatttgcagcccaaccacttaaccactatgctacagcagctcgcTGGGAACCTTCTTGCCACAAGGGGCAGGAGGCATCAGGTATGAACTTGTGATGTGCCTCCTTCTCATATAGCACATGATTTTTTCCATTTAAGTGCAGGAAGAAACAAAAATGAGACTTGTGGGTCCCGAGTTTCCAGTTCATGGTTCCAGCAAGATCCGTGAAAGGGGCAGCGCTGAATCTCCGTGTATTATGTTTTCTACTtgcagagcagtgaacaattcTGACTTGAGAGCTTAGACTGGTTTGGGGAAATGATTATCATTGGCTAGGAGCAATTTCTGTGGTTGTAGAATGTTGTGACCTCAGCGTTATTGCCGACTTCAGCTGTAATCTGCCGGAGCTTCGCACTTTGCCGATTCCTTTATGAGTGAATGCCCTCTACTGGTTGCGTGAAGAAACTGCCCTTTGGAATTAAATCCCCAAACTGAAAAAGTCTCCGCAAACATTTGCATGTATGCTACGGCAAAATAATATTTAGGGCTGTAACCCTATTTAAATGCATTTTACCAGGGATATGGAACAAAGCTGGAAAAGTTTTACGTCCACCATGGACTGTCGTAATTCAGTAATCATGATTATGGTTGGCATAAGGTGACATCCTTGGTCATTGATGGTTTTATCTTGGGCACAGTGGAATTTTAAAAGACCTGGAAGACTCCAGTTTTAATTGTAAACGTTTTTGTAAAGGATTTTCAAAATTTACCAGGTATGCCGACACACTATGGGTTGATCTTGTCTTAATGATAACAAATTAAACCTTGCATTTGATCATTGTCTTTTACGGCTAAAATCTGAAGATGCTCTTTTGCTTTTCATTCGTGTCAGAATTTTCAGTTTGAAGAGTGCACACATAAGAAAACAAGCATTAGTTTCAAAGTTAATTACGTGTTCTTTAATAATTTCTCTTATGTGTTTTCTATAAATTGGtcactctttccctctccttccccagtAGTCATTTTTCTGCTCTCTGAGCAGAGTTGAGCCCTTTTTTTTCCAAATGGGAAGGTCATTCCATGTTCCTGATATCTTGGGAGGGGAAGATCCGAGCTGCACCCAGCGTTTATATAAGACTGCAGCATAGATTTGTTGTGCTGGTATTGGAGCTGTGTCCTAATACTTCCTGATTTTTCATTTGTCTCCTTATTGCTGTACCACACAGCCGTGATGAATAGCTCGGCAAGTTTTACTACTTTTCTCTCTGAAAGATCCTGcggttctccctcctcccccaaccaAGACTTCAGCAGAAATACAGAGAATGGATTTTTCTCTGCAAGTTTGCAAGCCTTATTTTACAGCTGAATGTGGGATACTTTAAAGGAGCGTTGCAGTGCTTAGTAAGCTGTTGTTTGGGGCTGCTGCATAGCTATTGTTATGAGTAATGGGGCCTGTAAGTAATGCTGATTTCTGCTAGCAGTAGAAATCAGAAATGGGGAATTGAACTCGATTGTATTGACATTCCTCCTTATGGTTACTACTTTGCTGCCTGGAGCCCACAGTGATAGTTAAAATCTTTGTTTGGTCTTAGGGTATTTCAGATAACGCTATGTAGCTGCTCATGCAGTTTGAACAGCACCAGATATATTCAACTATATCAGCAGTGAGGAGTAGAAATTATCGTTCTATCTAATAGGATGCTGGCTGTCACATTAGGATTCCAGGTGGCAAACATAGACCATCCAGTGACAAGATGTTTATATCTCCCTGCTGTTCCCtactgggaggggctgtggctcagagctaaactacaagagacgagttACACGAGGAcgcgcacatgaagggagtcgcagggaagcggagttttaaaagacagattggaaggctttgtcaatttcccctctccacagagcccccaaagatcactcctcaagGTTTGCTAATTTCCAATTTTTCTCCAGAAGACTCTTGGCAGTTTCACcgccccttctaggaggcaaagaggaaattgaaaaagccttccatctgtcttttaaaactcggctccccggctaacattgcggctCCCTTCACGTGTGCGTCCTCGtgcaattcgtctcttgtagtttcgCTCTCAGCAACGGAGCAACTTCTCAGcaaacagaaggtcccaggttcaggttcaatccctggcattgccagttttaaaaaaaggtcaagTGGTAAGTGgtgtgatgtgaaaaacctctacctAAGCccatggaaagctgctgccagtgagaGTAAATACCAGCCTCGAtgaatgatctgattcagtatccAAAGGCAACTGTATGTGTGTTCATCTGTATTGGGGGGCTTGTTTCTGATTCCTCGCATTCCCTGTCTTGTTTCTTCTGGCACTGAAGTTGCCAGACCTCCTGAAGGACACAGGGCTGGACTGGAGAGCGTAAAAGCCGAGTGGCTGGAGCTGTTGCAGATCTAGTTACACAGCCTGAAGCAAAGGACTTTTCAAAAATTTAACCTAAGCTTGCTTTGTTTCCACAGCTAAAGTTGGCCAATGGAGAAAGGTAACGATGCAGGATGACCAGGTATTTCATGTATTTCGTTGCAAAACCAACACACCTTTTCAACGGAGATCTTAAAAATAACTTCCATAAGATCTCTGTTTAAAAGGTGTGTTGGTTTTGCATCCACATGTTACGAGAGACTGTCTGTGTGCCGAGATGATAAATAACACCCCAAAAGCGAGCCTTACCTTGATTGCGAGATAGTACAGAGTccggtagcatctttaagactaaccaacttagcatctgatgaagagagctgtggctctcagaagcttatgctacaactgGTTCTAATAAACAGCTTTGTGGTGCTTAGAAAATCGGCCTTCCTGGCAGATTGAGAGACTAGCCAAGTTTGGATTGAGGGAATAGGATAATATAAAAGCACCCCCAAACTTTGAAAGGTGGTAAAAATGATTGCCTGTTTTTCAAAACCTCCTAAGCTAATGGCCATCACCATAGCTTGGAGCACTGCATGCTGCAAATGGTCTCTTTTGCTCGGACCCTATCGCCAACTGACTAGATTCATTAACCCAGCATTCTGGTGTTCCAAGAATCTTCACTAACCTGATGGCCTCTCTTAGGGCTAAACCAGAAGAGACACTTGGGAGAGGCCTGTGGCTAGAGCAGCCAATGCCTTTTTAAACTCAAATATCAGTATTTTAATTGTAGGTGAAATACAGGTGTGTTTTACAATACCATTATTTCCTTGCATCTCTTTCTTACGCCTCACTGTTTTGCTGGAGTTCCTGCGGCGACCCTCACAGCACTGAGGGTTAATTGATTGACTGGGGACAGTAGAATAAACGGATCATCTGTGCAAATCTTTGTTGCTTTCAGGCTCTGGTATTCATTTATTACAAaccttaaaatacattttaaattccATTAGAGAAAAACAACCAAAGTCTGGAAgacttttagttttaaaaaattattcttcgGTGTCTCACAAGGACTTGCAATAACTTTTATCAACTTTTTCAGTGGCTGAGTCTAGGCAAATTAACTTTCAGGAATTCTTTGCTactcacagacacagaaacagttACTTTAGCATAAAGAGAGTGTAAGAAGTTTGGACAGCAGACAagaaattacttttttttttacagggtaTTTTTTGTCTACACTTCATCTGTAAccatcaaaggctgcagaaatAGTCCAGCTGTTCCCAGAATACACACAAGAATAAAAACCCACAGAAAAATGCGGTCAATCACCATGGCGACGTATTTCCAATCATCTTGAGTCTGAAAAACATAAGCAGTCAAATTATATAGAGGCCAGTATTTCTACATACTTAACCTACAGACACAATATTAGCAACTAACTTTGCATAATAGCAGGAGATCCTTTGAATTCACAAAATCAGCCTAAAGATGGGACGGTATGCATTAATATTgtgactaaagatgggcatgaactgggggggaaatgaaccgtgtggttcatggtttgtcgcgtttcacaaaccacgaacttgccctgattcacaaactggtttgtttggttcgtgaaaacatcacttccaggtcagcaaatcgtcacatCCTGCTCAGCAGAAGGTCTAGAAAGcccgtcccctgttgcctaggaaactgatcggtgccaggctgtctgcagtgacgaaccgaaaaacgaaccaaaaaactggcctaaagttcatggaggtttgtcagaaatgggttctgaagaactgccggttcgcaaaccatgaaccggcccagttcgt
This region includes:
- the CHRNA5 gene encoding neuronal acetylcholine receptor subunit alpha-5 produces the protein MTTNVWLKQEWVDVKLKWDPKDYAGITSIRVPSESIWIPDIVLYDNADGRFEGTSTKTVVKHDGTIAWTPPANYKSSCTIDVTYFPFDLQNCSMKFGSWTYDGSQVDIILVDDEVDKRDFFDNGEWEIVTATGVRRNRTDGCCWYPFITYSFIIRRLPLFYTLFLIIPCIGLSFLTILVFYLPSYEGEKISLCTSVLVSLTVFLLVIEEIIPSSSKVIPLIGEYLVFTMIFVTLSIVITVFAINVHHRSSSTHTAMAPWVRKIFLHQLPKLLCMRSHIDRYCTPKEETDNPDGSEASRNTLEAALNSIRYITRHIVKENEVHEVVEDWKFIAQVLDRMFLWTFLLVSIIGSLALFIPVIHKWASIIVPVHIGNTNT